Proteins from one Canis lupus familiaris isolate Mischka breed German Shepherd chromosome 26, alternate assembly UU_Cfam_GSD_1.0, whole genome shotgun sequence genomic window:
- the EIF4ENIF1 gene encoding eukaryotic translation initiation factor 4E transporter isoform X5 encodes MDRRSVGETENGDAFLDLKKQPASKSPHRYTKEELLDIKERPHSKQRPSCLSEKYDSDGVWDPEKWHASLYPASGRNSPVESLKKELDAERPSLVRRIADPRERVKEDDLDVVLSPQRRSFGGGCHVTAAVSSRHSGSPLEKENDGLRLLGGRRIGSGRIISARTFEKDHRLSDKELRDLRDRDRERDYKDKRFRREFGDSKRVFGERRRNDSYTEEEPEWFSAGPTSQSETIELTGFDDKILEEDHKGRKRTRRRTASVKEGIVECNGGVAEEDEVEVILAQEPAADQEVPRDAVLPEQSPGEFDFNEFFNLDKVPGLASVSSTKGSFKMIEDVLGEGSVSASRFSRWFSNPSRSGSRSSSLGSTPHEELERLAGLEQAILSPGQNSGNYFAPIPLEDHTENKVDILEMLQKAKVDLKPLLSSLSANKEKLKESSHSGVVLSVEEVEAGLKGLKVDQQVKNSTPFMAEHLEETLSAVTSNRQLKKDGDMTAFNKLVSTMKASGTLPSQPKVSRNLESHLMSPAEIPGQPVPKNILQELLGPPVQRPASSNLLSGLMGSLEPTTPLLGQRAPSPPLSQVFQTRAASADYLRPRIPSPVGFTPGPQQLLGDPFQGMRKPMSPVTAQQMSQLELQQAALEGLALPHDLAMQAANFYQPGFGKPQVDRTRDGFRNRQQRVTKSPAPVHRGNSSSPAPAASITSMLSPSFTPTSVIRKMYESKEKSKEEPASGKAALGDSKEDTQKASEENLLSSNSVPSADRDSSPTTNPKLSTLQRSSCSTPLSQTNRYTKEQDYRPKATGRKTPTLASPVPGTPFLRPVHQVPLVPHVPIVRPTHQLHPGLVQRMLAQGVHPQHLPSLLQAGVLPPGIDLTPLQGISGPILSQPFYPLPTASHPLLNPRPGTPLHLAMMQQQLQRSVLHPPGSGSPAAAVSVQTTPQNVPTRSGLPHVHSQLEHRPSQRSSSPVGLAKWFGSDVLQQPLPSMPAKVISVDELEYRQ; translated from the exons TGACGGTGTCTGGGACCCTGAAAAGTGGCATGCCTCTCTCTACCCAGCTTCAGGGCGGAACTCGCCAGTGGAAAGTCTGAAGAAAGAGTTGGATGCAGAGCGGCCTTCTCTTGTGCGCAGAATAGCAG ATCCACGAGAGCGCGTGAAAGAAGATGACTTAGATGTTGTTCTCAGCCCACAAAGACGAAGCTTTGGAGGGGGCTGCCACGTGACGGCTGCTGTTAGTTCCCGGCACTCAGGAAGCCcgttggaaaaagaaaatgatgggcTTCGCCTGCTTGGCGGACGAAGGATTGGCAGTGGGAGGATAATCTCTGCTCGGACCTTTGAGAAGGATCACCGTCTTAGTGATAAGGAGCTGCGggacttgagagacagagaccgagagagagactATAAGGACAAGCGATTCAGG AGGGAGTTTGGGGATAGTAAGCGTGTCTTTGGTGAGCGAAGAAGAAATGATTCCTACACAGAAGAAGAACCAGAATGGTTCTCAGCTGGACCCACAAGTCAATCTGAAACCATTGAGCTGACTGGCTTTGATGATAAGATACTGGAAGAAGATCacaaggggagaaagagaacaaggcGAAGGACGGCCTCCGTGAAGGAAG GCATAGTCGAGTGCAATGGAGGAGTGGCCGAAGAGGATGAGGTGGAGGTCATCCTCGCACAGGAGCCTGCTGCTGATCAGGAAGTGCCAAGGGACGCCGTCTTGCCTGAGCAGTCCCCAGGAGAATTTGACTTTAATGAGTTCTTTAACCTTGATAAAGTGCCAGGCTTGGCTTCG GTCAGCAGCACCAAAGGAAGTTTCAAA ATGATAGAAGATGTTTTGGGAGAAGGATCAGTCTCTGCAAGTCGGTTCAGTAGATGGTTCTCTAATCCGAGCCGATCAGGAAGCCGATCCAGCAGTCTTGGGTCAACACCACATGAAGAACTGGAGAGACTAGCAG GTCTGGAACAAGCAATCCTCTCTCCTGGACAGAACTCGGGGAATTATTTTGCTCCTATCCCACTGGAAGACCACACTGAAAATAAAGTGGATATTTTAGAAATGCTGCAGAAGGCCAAAGTGGATTTAAAACCtcttctttccagtctttctgcaaataaagaaaagcttAAGGAAAGCT CACATTCAGGAGTTGTGCTGTCAGTGGAAGAGGTAGAAGCAGGGCTCAAGGGCTTGAAGGTGGACCAGCAAGTGAAGAATTCGACTCCCTTCATGGCAGAACACTTAGAGGAGACCTTGAGTGCTGTAACCAGCAATCGACAGCTTAAGAAAGATGGAGATATGACTGCATTCAACAAACTAGTGAGCACCATGAAGGCAAGTGGAACTTTGCCTTCTCAGCCCAAAGTCAGC CGAAACCTTGAAAGCCATTTGATGTCCCCTGCTGAGATTCCAGGCCAGCCTGTCCCTAAGAACATCCTGCAG GAACTTCTGGGTCCACCAGTTCAGAGACCTGCTTCTTCCAATCTTCTGAGTGGCCTTATGGGGAGTTTGGAACCTACAACACCTTTACTGGGCCAAAGAGCACCCTCTCCTCCCTTGTCACAGGTGTTTCAAACACGAGCAGCTTCAGCAGACTACCTTCGTCCTAGAATACCATCACCAGTTG GTTTCACACCAGGACCACAGCAGCTACTTGGAGATCCATTCCAAGGCATGCGCAAGCCCATGAGCCCGGTCACGGCCCAG CAGATGAGCCAGCTAGAATTGCAACAGGCAGCTTTGGAGGGGCTGGCCCTGCCACACGACCTTGCAATGCAGGCAGCAAACTTTTACCAACCTGGTTTTGGCAAGCCACAAGTGGACAGAACCAGAGATGGATTCAGAAACAG GCAACAGCGAGTGACCAAGTCACCAGCACCCGTGCACCGAGGGaattcctcttcccctgcccctgctgcctccaTCACAAGCATG CTTTCTCCTTCCTTCACCCCTACCTCAGTGATTCGTAAGATGTatgagagcaaagaaaaaagcaaggagGAGCCGGCATCTGGAAAAGCAGCTCTTGGTGACAGTAAAGAAGACACTCAGAAGGCTAGTGAAG AGAATCTGCTGTCATCTAACTCTGTGCCCAGCGCTGATCGTGACTCTTCTCCTACTACAAATCCCAAACTTTCAACGTTGCAGCGGTCTTCGTGTTCTACCCCACTGTCTCAAACCAACCGTTACACCAAAGAACAAGATTATCGACCTAAAGCAACTGGGAGAAAAACCCCCACCTTGGCATCCCCAGTTCCAGGAACACCTTTTCTCCGACCTGTCCACCAAGTTCCCCTTGTCCCCCATGTCCCAATCGTTCGGCCTACTCACCAGCTTCACCCAGGGTTGGTCCAGAGGATGCTGGCCCAGGGAGTACATCCACAGCATCTTCCAAGTTTGCTCCAGGCTG GTGTGCTTCCTCCTGGAATCGACCTGACTCCTTTACAGGGAATATCTGGCCCAATCCTGAGTCAACCCTTTTACCCTTTACCTACGGCTAGTCACCCTCTCCTAAACCCTCGCCCTGGGACACCTCTGCATCTGGCAATGATGCAGCAGCAACTACAGCGCTCAG TTCTTCATCCTCCAGGCTCTGGTTCCCCGGCAGCAGCTGTCAGCGTTCAGACAACCCCTCAGAATGTGCCCACCAGGTCAGGCCTGCCCCACGTGCACTCCCAGCTGGAACATCGCCCCAGCCAGAGGAGCAGCTCCCCAGTAGGCCTCGCTAAATGGTTTGGCTCAGATGTGCTACAGCAACCCCTGCCCTCCATGCCTGCCAAAGTCATCAGTGTAGATGAATTGGAGTACCGTCAATGA
- the EIF4ENIF1 gene encoding eukaryotic translation initiation factor 4E transporter isoform X4, whose product MATGAAGWVRGARAAAPLPGPWITRGSWRRPLVQRIVDQGTMDRRSVGETENGDAFLDLKKQPASKSPHRYTKEELLDIKERPHSKQRPSCLSEKYDSDGVWDPEKWHASLYPASGRNSPVESLKKELDAERPSLVRRIADPRERVKEDDLDVVLSPQRRSFGGGCHVTAAVSSRHSGSPLEKENDGLRLLGGRRIGSGRIISARTFEKDHRLSDKELRDLRDRDRERDYKDKRFRREFGDSKRVFGERRRNDSYTEEEPEWFSAGPTSQSETIELTGFDDKILEEDHKGRKRTRRRTASVKEGIVECNGGVAEEDEVEVILAQEPAADQEVPRDAVLPEQSPGEFDFNEFFNLDKVPGLASMIEDVLGEGSVSASRFSRWFSNPSRSGSRSSSLGSTPHEELERLAGLEQAILSPGQNSGNYFAPIPLEDHTENKVDILEMLQKAKVDLKPLLSSLSANKEKLKESSHSGVVLSVEEVEAGLKGLKVDQQVKNSTPFMAEHLEETLSAVTSNRQLKKDGDMTAFNKLVSTMKASGTLPSQPKVSRNLESHLMSPAEIPGQPVPKNILQELLGPPVQRPASSNLLSGLMGSLEPTTPLLGQRAPSPPLSQVFQTRAASADYLRPRIPSPVGFTPGPQQLLGDPFQGMRKPMSPVTAQMSQLELQQAALEGLALPHDLAMQAANFYQPGFGKPQVDRTRDGFRNRQQRVTKSPAPVHRGNSSSPAPAASITSMLSPSFTPTSVIRKMYESKEKSKEEPASGKAALGDSKEDTQKASEENLLSSNSVPSADRDSSPTTNPKLSTLQRSSCSTPLSQTNRYTKEQDYRPKATGRKTPTLASPVPGTPFLRPVHQVPLVPHVPIVRPTHQLHPGLVQRMLAQGVHPQHLPSLLQAGVLPPGIDLTPLQGISGPILSQPFYPLPTASHPLLNPRPGTPLHLAMMQQQLQRSVLHPPGSGSPAAAVSVQTTPQNVPTRSGLPHVHSQLEHRPSQRSSSPVGLAKWFGSDVLQQPLPSMPAKVISVDELEYRQ is encoded by the exons TGACGGTGTCTGGGACCCTGAAAAGTGGCATGCCTCTCTCTACCCAGCTTCAGGGCGGAACTCGCCAGTGGAAAGTCTGAAGAAAGAGTTGGATGCAGAGCGGCCTTCTCTTGTGCGCAGAATAGCAG ATCCACGAGAGCGCGTGAAAGAAGATGACTTAGATGTTGTTCTCAGCCCACAAAGACGAAGCTTTGGAGGGGGCTGCCACGTGACGGCTGCTGTTAGTTCCCGGCACTCAGGAAGCCcgttggaaaaagaaaatgatgggcTTCGCCTGCTTGGCGGACGAAGGATTGGCAGTGGGAGGATAATCTCTGCTCGGACCTTTGAGAAGGATCACCGTCTTAGTGATAAGGAGCTGCGggacttgagagacagagaccgagagagagactATAAGGACAAGCGATTCAGG AGGGAGTTTGGGGATAGTAAGCGTGTCTTTGGTGAGCGAAGAAGAAATGATTCCTACACAGAAGAAGAACCAGAATGGTTCTCAGCTGGACCCACAAGTCAATCTGAAACCATTGAGCTGACTGGCTTTGATGATAAGATACTGGAAGAAGATCacaaggggagaaagagaacaaggcGAAGGACGGCCTCCGTGAAGGAAG GCATAGTCGAGTGCAATGGAGGAGTGGCCGAAGAGGATGAGGTGGAGGTCATCCTCGCACAGGAGCCTGCTGCTGATCAGGAAGTGCCAAGGGACGCCGTCTTGCCTGAGCAGTCCCCAGGAGAATTTGACTTTAATGAGTTCTTTAACCTTGATAAAGTGCCAGGCTTGGCTTCG ATGATAGAAGATGTTTTGGGAGAAGGATCAGTCTCTGCAAGTCGGTTCAGTAGATGGTTCTCTAATCCGAGCCGATCAGGAAGCCGATCCAGCAGTCTTGGGTCAACACCACATGAAGAACTGGAGAGACTAGCAG GTCTGGAACAAGCAATCCTCTCTCCTGGACAGAACTCGGGGAATTATTTTGCTCCTATCCCACTGGAAGACCACACTGAAAATAAAGTGGATATTTTAGAAATGCTGCAGAAGGCCAAAGTGGATTTAAAACCtcttctttccagtctttctgcaaataaagaaaagcttAAGGAAAGCT CACATTCAGGAGTTGTGCTGTCAGTGGAAGAGGTAGAAGCAGGGCTCAAGGGCTTGAAGGTGGACCAGCAAGTGAAGAATTCGACTCCCTTCATGGCAGAACACTTAGAGGAGACCTTGAGTGCTGTAACCAGCAATCGACAGCTTAAGAAAGATGGAGATATGACTGCATTCAACAAACTAGTGAGCACCATGAAGGCAAGTGGAACTTTGCCTTCTCAGCCCAAAGTCAGC CGAAACCTTGAAAGCCATTTGATGTCCCCTGCTGAGATTCCAGGCCAGCCTGTCCCTAAGAACATCCTGCAG GAACTTCTGGGTCCACCAGTTCAGAGACCTGCTTCTTCCAATCTTCTGAGTGGCCTTATGGGGAGTTTGGAACCTACAACACCTTTACTGGGCCAAAGAGCACCCTCTCCTCCCTTGTCACAGGTGTTTCAAACACGAGCAGCTTCAGCAGACTACCTTCGTCCTAGAATACCATCACCAGTTG GTTTCACACCAGGACCACAGCAGCTACTTGGAGATCCATTCCAAGGCATGCGCAAGCCCATGAGCCCGGTCACGGCCCAG ATGAGCCAGCTAGAATTGCAACAGGCAGCTTTGGAGGGGCTGGCCCTGCCACACGACCTTGCAATGCAGGCAGCAAACTTTTACCAACCTGGTTTTGGCAAGCCACAAGTGGACAGAACCAGAGATGGATTCAGAAACAG GCAACAGCGAGTGACCAAGTCACCAGCACCCGTGCACCGAGGGaattcctcttcccctgcccctgctgcctccaTCACAAGCATG CTTTCTCCTTCCTTCACCCCTACCTCAGTGATTCGTAAGATGTatgagagcaaagaaaaaagcaaggagGAGCCGGCATCTGGAAAAGCAGCTCTTGGTGACAGTAAAGAAGACACTCAGAAGGCTAGTGAAG AGAATCTGCTGTCATCTAACTCTGTGCCCAGCGCTGATCGTGACTCTTCTCCTACTACAAATCCCAAACTTTCAACGTTGCAGCGGTCTTCGTGTTCTACCCCACTGTCTCAAACCAACCGTTACACCAAAGAACAAGATTATCGACCTAAAGCAACTGGGAGAAAAACCCCCACCTTGGCATCCCCAGTTCCAGGAACACCTTTTCTCCGACCTGTCCACCAAGTTCCCCTTGTCCCCCATGTCCCAATCGTTCGGCCTACTCACCAGCTTCACCCAGGGTTGGTCCAGAGGATGCTGGCCCAGGGAGTACATCCACAGCATCTTCCAAGTTTGCTCCAGGCTG GTGTGCTTCCTCCTGGAATCGACCTGACTCCTTTACAGGGAATATCTGGCCCAATCCTGAGTCAACCCTTTTACCCTTTACCTACGGCTAGTCACCCTCTCCTAAACCCTCGCCCTGGGACACCTCTGCATCTGGCAATGATGCAGCAGCAACTACAGCGCTCAG TTCTTCATCCTCCAGGCTCTGGTTCCCCGGCAGCAGCTGTCAGCGTTCAGACAACCCCTCAGAATGTGCCCACCAGGTCAGGCCTGCCCCACGTGCACTCCCAGCTGGAACATCGCCCCAGCCAGAGGAGCAGCTCCCCAGTAGGCCTCGCTAAATGGTTTGGCTCAGATGTGCTACAGCAACCCCTGCCCTCCATGCCTGCCAAAGTCATCAGTGTAGATGAATTGGAGTACCGTCAATGA
- the EIF4ENIF1 gene encoding eukaryotic translation initiation factor 4E transporter isoform X3, with protein MATGAAGWVRGARAAAPLPGPWITRGSWRRPLVQRIVDQGTMDRRSVGETENGDAFLDLKKQPASKSPHRYTKEELLDIKERPHSKQRPSCLSEKYDSDGVWDPEKWHASLYPASGRNSPVESLKKELDAERPSLVRRIADPRERVKEDDLDVVLSPQRRSFGGGCHVTAAVSSRHSGSPLEKENDGLRLLGGRRIGSGRIISARTFEKDHRLSDKELRDLRDRDRERDYKDKRFRREFGDSKRVFGERRRNDSYTEEEPEWFSAGPTSQSETIELTGFDDKILEEDHKGRKRTRRRTASVKEGIVECNGGVAEEDEVEVILAQEPAADQEVPRDAVLPEQSPGEFDFNEFFNLDKVPGLASMIEDVLGEGSVSASRFSRWFSNPSRSGSRSSSLGSTPHEELERLAGLEQAILSPGQNSGNYFAPIPLEDHTENKVDILEMLQKAKVDLKPLLSSLSANKEKLKESSHSGVVLSVEEVEAGLKGLKVDQQVKNSTPFMAEHLEETLSAVTSNRQLKKDGDMTAFNKLVSTMKASGTLPSQPKVSRNLESHLMSPAEIPGQPVPKNILQELLGPPVQRPASSNLLSGLMGSLEPTTPLLGQRAPSPPLSQVFQTRAASADYLRPRIPSPVGFTPGPQQLLGDPFQGMRKPMSPVTAQQMSQLELQQAALEGLALPHDLAMQAANFYQPGFGKPQVDRTRDGFRNRQQRVTKSPAPVHRGNSSSPAPAASITSMLSPSFTPTSVIRKMYESKEKSKEEPASGKAALGDSKEDTQKASEENLLSSNSVPSADRDSSPTTNPKLSTLQRSSCSTPLSQTNRYTKEQDYRPKATGRKTPTLASPVPGTPFLRPVHQVPLVPHVPIVRPTHQLHPGLVQRMLAQGVHPQHLPSLLQAGVLPPGIDLTPLQGISGPILSQPFYPLPTASHPLLNPRPGTPLHLAMMQQQLQRSVLHPPGSGSPAAAVSVQTTPQNVPTRSGLPHVHSQLEHRPSQRSSSPVGLAKWFGSDVLQQPLPSMPAKVISVDELEYRQ; from the exons TGACGGTGTCTGGGACCCTGAAAAGTGGCATGCCTCTCTCTACCCAGCTTCAGGGCGGAACTCGCCAGTGGAAAGTCTGAAGAAAGAGTTGGATGCAGAGCGGCCTTCTCTTGTGCGCAGAATAGCAG ATCCACGAGAGCGCGTGAAAGAAGATGACTTAGATGTTGTTCTCAGCCCACAAAGACGAAGCTTTGGAGGGGGCTGCCACGTGACGGCTGCTGTTAGTTCCCGGCACTCAGGAAGCCcgttggaaaaagaaaatgatgggcTTCGCCTGCTTGGCGGACGAAGGATTGGCAGTGGGAGGATAATCTCTGCTCGGACCTTTGAGAAGGATCACCGTCTTAGTGATAAGGAGCTGCGggacttgagagacagagaccgagagagagactATAAGGACAAGCGATTCAGG AGGGAGTTTGGGGATAGTAAGCGTGTCTTTGGTGAGCGAAGAAGAAATGATTCCTACACAGAAGAAGAACCAGAATGGTTCTCAGCTGGACCCACAAGTCAATCTGAAACCATTGAGCTGACTGGCTTTGATGATAAGATACTGGAAGAAGATCacaaggggagaaagagaacaaggcGAAGGACGGCCTCCGTGAAGGAAG GCATAGTCGAGTGCAATGGAGGAGTGGCCGAAGAGGATGAGGTGGAGGTCATCCTCGCACAGGAGCCTGCTGCTGATCAGGAAGTGCCAAGGGACGCCGTCTTGCCTGAGCAGTCCCCAGGAGAATTTGACTTTAATGAGTTCTTTAACCTTGATAAAGTGCCAGGCTTGGCTTCG ATGATAGAAGATGTTTTGGGAGAAGGATCAGTCTCTGCAAGTCGGTTCAGTAGATGGTTCTCTAATCCGAGCCGATCAGGAAGCCGATCCAGCAGTCTTGGGTCAACACCACATGAAGAACTGGAGAGACTAGCAG GTCTGGAACAAGCAATCCTCTCTCCTGGACAGAACTCGGGGAATTATTTTGCTCCTATCCCACTGGAAGACCACACTGAAAATAAAGTGGATATTTTAGAAATGCTGCAGAAGGCCAAAGTGGATTTAAAACCtcttctttccagtctttctgcaaataaagaaaagcttAAGGAAAGCT CACATTCAGGAGTTGTGCTGTCAGTGGAAGAGGTAGAAGCAGGGCTCAAGGGCTTGAAGGTGGACCAGCAAGTGAAGAATTCGACTCCCTTCATGGCAGAACACTTAGAGGAGACCTTGAGTGCTGTAACCAGCAATCGACAGCTTAAGAAAGATGGAGATATGACTGCATTCAACAAACTAGTGAGCACCATGAAGGCAAGTGGAACTTTGCCTTCTCAGCCCAAAGTCAGC CGAAACCTTGAAAGCCATTTGATGTCCCCTGCTGAGATTCCAGGCCAGCCTGTCCCTAAGAACATCCTGCAG GAACTTCTGGGTCCACCAGTTCAGAGACCTGCTTCTTCCAATCTTCTGAGTGGCCTTATGGGGAGTTTGGAACCTACAACACCTTTACTGGGCCAAAGAGCACCCTCTCCTCCCTTGTCACAGGTGTTTCAAACACGAGCAGCTTCAGCAGACTACCTTCGTCCTAGAATACCATCACCAGTTG GTTTCACACCAGGACCACAGCAGCTACTTGGAGATCCATTCCAAGGCATGCGCAAGCCCATGAGCCCGGTCACGGCCCAG CAGATGAGCCAGCTAGAATTGCAACAGGCAGCTTTGGAGGGGCTGGCCCTGCCACACGACCTTGCAATGCAGGCAGCAAACTTTTACCAACCTGGTTTTGGCAAGCCACAAGTGGACAGAACCAGAGATGGATTCAGAAACAG GCAACAGCGAGTGACCAAGTCACCAGCACCCGTGCACCGAGGGaattcctcttcccctgcccctgctgcctccaTCACAAGCATG CTTTCTCCTTCCTTCACCCCTACCTCAGTGATTCGTAAGATGTatgagagcaaagaaaaaagcaaggagGAGCCGGCATCTGGAAAAGCAGCTCTTGGTGACAGTAAAGAAGACACTCAGAAGGCTAGTGAAG AGAATCTGCTGTCATCTAACTCTGTGCCCAGCGCTGATCGTGACTCTTCTCCTACTACAAATCCCAAACTTTCAACGTTGCAGCGGTCTTCGTGTTCTACCCCACTGTCTCAAACCAACCGTTACACCAAAGAACAAGATTATCGACCTAAAGCAACTGGGAGAAAAACCCCCACCTTGGCATCCCCAGTTCCAGGAACACCTTTTCTCCGACCTGTCCACCAAGTTCCCCTTGTCCCCCATGTCCCAATCGTTCGGCCTACTCACCAGCTTCACCCAGGGTTGGTCCAGAGGATGCTGGCCCAGGGAGTACATCCACAGCATCTTCCAAGTTTGCTCCAGGCTG GTGTGCTTCCTCCTGGAATCGACCTGACTCCTTTACAGGGAATATCTGGCCCAATCCTGAGTCAACCCTTTTACCCTTTACCTACGGCTAGTCACCCTCTCCTAAACCCTCGCCCTGGGACACCTCTGCATCTGGCAATGATGCAGCAGCAACTACAGCGCTCAG TTCTTCATCCTCCAGGCTCTGGTTCCCCGGCAGCAGCTGTCAGCGTTCAGACAACCCCTCAGAATGTGCCCACCAGGTCAGGCCTGCCCCACGTGCACTCCCAGCTGGAACATCGCCCCAGCCAGAGGAGCAGCTCCCCAGTAGGCCTCGCTAAATGGTTTGGCTCAGATGTGCTACAGCAACCCCTGCCCTCCATGCCTGCCAAAGTCATCAGTGTAGATGAATTGGAGTACCGTCAATGA